The sequence CGCCGTCCCCCTCACCCGTCCTCGCCACCGCCCCGTCCCCGCGCTCGGGGTGCAGGCCGGCCGGGTCGTCGGGGTCGGCCTCCTCGGTGGCGAGCACCGCGCCGGTCGCCAGGTCGATCACGTCCACGACCGGGTCCGGGGTGCGGTAGGAGCGGACGCCGACGCGGCCGGCGGACAGGGCGAGCAGCTCACCCTCGAACGTCGCCCCGCACCCGAGCTCCCGGTCTTCCCCGTCGGCGTCCACGACGTGGAGGCAGGCCCCGTCGTCGTAGCGCACGTAGGCCAGCCGGGCGGTCGGTGCGGGGGAGGGGGACTCCGCGACCGTCGCCGGGGAGGGGTAGGGCCGCACGCCGAAGACCGCGACGATCCCCACGACGACGACCACGACCGCGACGGCCCCCGCCAACGTCCACCCCCGCCGGGTCACCGGTCCACCTCGGTGATCTCGCGGCGGAGGACGACCAGCCCGACGGCGGCGGCGACCAGCAGCAGACCGGCGAGGAGCAGGGCGAGGGGCGCGCCGATCGAGTCGGCGAAGAACTCGAACACGGCCTGGGGTGCGAAGACGAAGACCCCGGCGACGGCGAAGCTCAGCAGCACCGTGTCGGCGATGGCGGTCGCCACCCACAGGAGGGCCCCGGCGGACACGAGGGCGAGGACGAGCCCGACCGCGCCGGGCTCGCCGAACGCGGCGACCTGGCAGCCAACGCCGATGGCCAGCAGGCCCACCACCTGCGTGGTCCGGGGCGGCATCAGCCAGCCGCCGGCGCCGAGGAGGAGGAACGCGACGCCGACGGCCCACAGGAGCAGGCCTGTGTAGAGCTCGTCGACGGAGGCCTCGGGGTAGGCGAGGGCCGTCATCGCGACCCCGATGACGCCGGCCGCCAGCGCGACGACCTGCAGCGGTGCCGGGCGGCGGCGGTGCAGCGCTGCCGCCGCCACCGTCGTGCAGACCGCGACGACCAGGGCCGTCGCCCGGTCGGCCAGGTCGGCCTGCTCGGCGGCCAGCCCCGCGCTCGCGGCGACGCCGACGGCCGTCGCGAACCAGAGCACGCTGGTCAGGCGCCGGATGGTGCCGCTCTCCCGGTGCCGCAGCACCCACCCGGCTGCGAACACCGCGACGGTCAGCGTGAGCGCCAGCACCAGCCGACCCCACGGTGCGATCCGGTCCCACCACTCGCCGAGCACGAGGCCGGTGGCGACCACGGTCAGCGCGGCGCCCAGGTAGCCGATCGACTCGGCGAGCACGGACCGCCGGTCGTCGTCCCGGCCGGCCCGCCCCTCCCTCGCCCGGATCCGATCGGCCTGGTCGGCGCTGACCAGGCCCTCGCGCACCCAGACGTCGAGGCGCTCCTCGAGCACGATCCGCATCGTCACCTCACCGGTCGCTGCGCCCGCCGTGGGCGCGGTCGGCACCCAGCGTGCCACCACCGGTCCCGCCCGCGGGGGACGCCCCGGCGAGGCCCGCGACGCGGAGATCCGTCTTGGTGACCAGGTGTCACCCCATGGACGGCGGCCGGTGCGTCGGCCTACGGTGGGCCCGTCGCCCTCGCCGTCCGTCCCCCCCTGGGCGGCGGGGGCGACTCTCCCCCGACCTCAGCCCGCCCGGCGGTCCCGCCGCGCGAACCGCCACGCGCTCACCGCCGTCAGACCGACGCCGAGCGCGGCGAGCAGGGCCGCGGCGGTGGGGGCCCCGTCCGCGGCGGGCACGAGGCCCACGTGGGCGCGCACCGACAGGTCCCGCGCCCAGGGCGGCAGGTCCAGCGCATCGCCGAGGAACGCCACCGCGGTGGCCCAGCCGACGACGACCCAGCCGACGGGCAGCGACCGGGCGCCGGCCGTCGCGCCGACCGCGGACAGGCCCACGACGGCGGCGAGGGCCGGCAGGTACCACAGCGCCGCGGACAGGGCGGTCCCGACCGATGCCACGTCGCCGTCGGACACCCACGCGCCGACGCCGAGACCCGCACCGCCGCTGAGGAGTGCCACCAGCGCGATGCCCGTCGGCAGGCTGGCCAGGACCGCCCACCAGCGCATCCGGGTCGTCGCGGTGGCGAGCACCAGCCCGGTTCGGCCGGCGCCCTCCTCCTGGACCAGACGGCCGATCGACTGCGCCGCGGCCGCGGCCGCGAGCAGCGCGACCAGCACCAGCCCGAAGCCCATCAGGTTGTCCGTCGCCGCCCCGCCGATCACCTCGGCGAGCGCCGGGTTCGACTCGGTCAGCACCCGCACCTCCCGTGCCAGCAGGCCGAACGCCGACCCGGCCACGGTCGCGCCCACCACCCACGCGATCGCGGCGGTCCGCAGCAGCCGCCAGGCCAGCCCGCGGACGGTGCGGACGTCCCCGCGGGCTGGACCGCGTCGCTCGGCCACGACCCCGGCGCCGAGGTCGCGGCGGCCCCGGACCCAGATCGCCGCGCCCAGCGCCACGGCCGTCGTCGCGAGGAGCGCCGCGAACGGCCACGCCGCCGGATCCCCGAAGGGCCGGATCGCCGACATCCACCCCATCGGCGTCGCCCACAACCCCTCGACGACGTCGTCCGGCAGCAGGGTGACGTCGACGGCGGCGCGCGCGACGAAGGTGGCCGAGACGACGGTCACCCCGATGAGGTAGGCGCTCCGCGCGGTCTGGGCGAGCTCGGCGGCGACCAGCCCGACGGCCGCGAAGACCAGGGTGAGGCCCAGCACCCCCGCGCTGTAGAGCGCGGCCCCCTCCACCGCCACGCCGGCCGCGGCCATGCCGGCCCAGGTGAGGGCACCGGCGAGCGCCAGGGCGAGCCCGACCACGACCGCTCCCGACAGCAGGGGCGCCATCCTCCCCACCCTTGCGGCGGTCACCAGCTCGGCGAGGCCCGCCTCCTCCGGCCGGCGGGTGTGGGCGATGGCCAGGTGCACGGCGATCATCGGGATGAGCAGCAGCGCGAAGAAGCCGCCTTCGAACGCCGCGATGCCACCGATCGTCCCGAGGTCCAGGGGCGCGCCGTTGAAGGCCACGGTGGCCGGGGAGTCCCCGACCGTCGCGGCGTACACCGCCCGGTCCTCGGCCTCGGCGTACAGCCCGCCCACCCCGGCCGCGGTCCCGCCCAGCGCGACCGCGATCGCCACCGGCCAGCCGAGGAGGCCGCGCCAGGACGTCCGCAGGTGCAGGCGGACCATGGCCGCCGTGCCGCTCGACGGGCCGCCGCGGCGCTCCGCGTCCGGGCGGAGCGCGACCGCGCTCATCGCCTGACCCCCTCGGCGGCCTGGCTGTAGTGCTGCAGGAAGAGCTCGTCGAGGCTCGGGGGCTCCACGACGAGGTGCGTGGGCGCCGCGCCGCCGATGACCGACACGGCGCCGGCGAGCGAGGCGCCCCCGACCCGTGCGACCGTGCGGACCCCGTCCGCGCCCGGTGTGGACTCGAGCACCTCGACGCCGTCGACCTCCGCGAGCCCGGGCATCGGTTCCGGCGTGATCACCGTCACGGTGGTGCCGGCGTCCTGGGCCAGCTCGGCCAGCGTGCCGGTCCGGACCGCCCGGCCGTCGCGCAGGATGGTCACCCGGTCGCAGAGCGCCTCGACCTCGCCGAGGATGTGGCTGGACAGCAGCACGGTCCGGCCCTCGGCGACCGCCTCGCGGATGCACTGCTGGAACACCGACTCCATCAGCGGGTCCAGGCCGGCCGTGGGCTCGTCGAGGACCAGCAGCTCGGCATCGGTGGCGAGCGCCGCCACCAGCGCGACCTTCTGCCGGTTGCCCTTCGAGTACGTGCGCGTCCGGCGGGTCGGGTCCAGGCGGAACCGGTCGACCAGCTCGTCGCGGCGGTCGCGGTCCTGGCTGCCCTGCAACGAGCCCAGCAGGTCGATGCACTCACCGCCGGTCAACGAGGGCCAGAGGGCGACGTCGCCGGGGACGTAGGCCAGGCGCCCGTGGATGGTGACCGCGTCGGTCCACGGGTCGAGCCCGAAGACCTGCGCACGTCCACGGTCGAGACGGAGGTGGCCCAGGATCGCCCGGATGGTCGTGGACTTGCCGGCGCCGTTGGGGCCGAGGAACCCGTGGACCTCGCCGTGGCGCACCTCGAGGTCGAGGCCGTCGAGCGCGGTCACGTCGCCGAAGCGCTTGACGAGCCCCTCCGCGCGGATGGGTAGGGTGTCTGGCAGTCGCTGCCTCATGGCAGTGACTGTATCGAGTTCTGGCAGTGACTGCCAGGACCTTACGCGTCGATGGGACGGATGGGATGGCAGGGCTGCGCGCGCAGAAGAAGGCCGCCACGATGCGGCACGTCCAGGGCGTCGCCATGGACCTCTTCGACGCGCACGGCTTCGACGCGGTCACGATCGAGCAGGTCGCCGCCGCGGCGGAGGTCTCGCCCCGGACCGTCTACCGGTACTTCGGGACCAAGGAGGGGCTGGTCCTCAGCGACGAGCAGGACGAGCACCTCCTCGAGGCCGTCGTGGCGCGCCTGGACCGCACGGAGCTGCGCGAGGCGTTCCTCGACGCCGTGCGCGAGTCGGGCCCCGAGCTCCTCGAGGCCGACCTCGACCTCGCTCGACGGCGGGTGCGCCTGATGGTGGAGGTGCCCGCGGTCCGCGCAGCGGGGCTGCTGGTCATGGACCAGCTGGTCCAGCACGTCTGGGATGCGCTCCCGGACGCCGCTCGCCGGGACCCCATCGTCGACCGGGCGCGGGTCGCCGCCGTCCTGTGGCCCGTCTTCACCGGTCTCGAGACCTGGTACCTGGAGGGGTCGGACGAGCCGCTCGACCGGTTGCTGGTGCGGATACTCGAAGACGCGGCCCCCCGCGGCTGACCGTGGTCAGCGCGTCAGCCCGAGGGTCGCGATCAGGTCCTCGTGCAGCTGGAACCAGACCAGGTGGCAGGAGTCCCGATCGGTGGCCGTGATCCAGGCAGGATCGTCGGCGGCGCGCCGGAGCGCGTCGGCGAAGCGGCGGTGGTAGCCGGCGAACCGCAGCAGGTGCGAGGTGAGCCGCCGCTCGAGCTCCGCCAACGCCTCAGCGGCCCGGGTCAGCGTCGCCACGGTCGCCTCGATGGGGGGCGAGGTGGCGCCGATCCCCAGCTCGGCGAGCTGCCAGGCGGTGCACGCCCGGCTCACCTCGGCGTTGAGGGGCAGGAAGTCCCGGTGGACGTCCTCGACGACGTCGCGGGCGTCGACGGCGTCGAGCTCCGCGGCCAGCATCCGCTCGCCGTGCCGCCGCCCCTCCTCGGTCAGCGACCAGCCGTCGCTGCCCGCGAACGCCGAGCGGGCGACGTGTCCCGCCGCCTGGTCGTCGAGCAGGTGGCCCAGAACCTGCTCCTCGGGGAGGTCGACCTGCGCGGCGATGCGATCCGCTCCGGCGAACCCGAGCGTCCGCACGGCGTGCAGGACCCGGAGCGCGGGAGGGGTGGGGGCCGTCACCGGCGTGGGCCCTGGTCGGCGGTGACCGTCCCGAGGCTGCCGTCGACGACGACGCGCTGGTCGTCCGCCAGCACCGCCATGGCGTCGGCAACCCCGGTGACGGCGGGGACGCCGAGCTCGCGGGCCACGATCGCGGCGTGGGAGAGGATCCCTCCCCGCTCGGTCACGACGGCCACGGCGCGGGTCAGCAACGGCGTCCACGCCGGTGACGTCGTCGCGCAGACGAGCACGTCGCCGCGTCGGAAGGTGCCGAAGTCGTCCAGGTCGCGGATGACCCGGACCGGTCCGCTGCCGATGCCGGGGCTCGCGGGCGTGCCGCGGAGGATCACGGCGCCGGCTCGACCGGGGACCCGCCGAGCCGCCCGCTGACGCGTGCCATCCGCTGCTGGGCCGCCTGGGGGGAGTCGAGGCCCAGCGACTCGGCGATCTGCCGCCACGTCATCGCCGCACCCCGCGCCGCGAAGAGCAGGGCGGCTTCCACCTGGTCGAGCTCCGCGCGAGCCGGGCCGAGGAGCGCCAGCCCTGCGGCGACGACGTCTGCGGGCACGTCGGGGTCGCGGGACCGCCAGGCGGCGAGTCGCACGAGGTCCCCGTCGGGGACGGGTTGCCCGGGGTGCTGCCACGGCCGCGGCGGGAGCTCGGCCGGTCCCCCCGCTCGGAGGACATCTCGCGCGACGTCCAGTGCCGCTGCCACCGCATCGTCGTCCGCTCCCATCGGGGAAGTGGACCCCATCAACGGGCAGTTGTCAACGTTCTGTTGAAGATAGGTCGAAGGTGACCTCGGGGAGGGCCACCGTGACGGTCAACCCGCCCGCGGGGCCCGGGCAGAGGGTGAGCCGGCCCTCGTGCGCCCGCGCGATGCGGTCGACGATGGCGAGGCCCAGGCCGACGCCGGCGTGACCGTGACGGGCGCGTCCGCCGCCGCGCTGGAACGGCTCGGTGAGCGTGGGTACCACGTGCGGCAGGACCCGCTCGCCGGTGTTCTCCACGCGCAGGGTCGCGGTGCCGTCGCCGGTGGCGGTGGTGACCTGCACGGTGCCGCCGTCGGGCAGGTTGTGCACGACGGCGTTGTGCAGGAGGTTCGTGGTCATCTGCAGGAGCAGCGCCCGCGATCCCGCCGCGTGCGCCACCTCCCCGACGGTCTCGATGGTGACGCCGTGGGACTCCGCGAGCGGGAGGAGCGCCTCGGTCGCCTCCTCCGCGACCAGGGACAGGTCGACGACCTCGCGGGCGACGGGTCCGCGGTCGGCGCGGCTGAGCGCGAGCAGGGCCTCCGTGAGGTCGATCGCCCGGTCGTTGACGACCCGGAGGCGCGCCAGCAGCTCCCCGGTGTCGTGGTCCGGGTCCTGGATGGCGACGTCGAGCAGGGTCTGGGTGACCGCCAGGGGCGTCCGCAGCTCGTGGGAGGCGTTGGCGGCGAACCGCTGCTGCTCCGCGACGTGGGCCTCGAGGCGGGACAGCATCGCGTCGAAGGCGTCGGCCAGCTCGCGGAACTCGTCCTGGCCGCCCTCCAGGTGGATCCGGTGCGACAGCGAGCCGCCCGCGGCCCGCCGCGTGGCGCTCGTGATGCGCGTCAGCGGCGCGAGCACCTGCCCGGCGAGGAACCAGCCGCCGACCAGTCCCACGACGAGCAGCAGCACCAGCGCCTGCGCCGCCCGGGGGGCGAAGGCCTCCAACAGGTCCGACCGGGTCGGGCTGTACGGGCCGGGACCCCGCGTGGCCTGGTCGGGGACGTAGCGGAGCAGGAACACCCACACCGTCGCGAGCAGCGCCGCCCCGGTCAGCACGACGACGCCGGCGTAGCTGAGGGTCAGCTTGAGGCGGACGCTGAGCCCGGGCGGCCTATCCACGGCCCCGATCCTCCCCCTCCCCGTGGGGGTCGGCGTCGATGCGGTACCCCACGCCGGGGACCGTGGCGATCAGCCAGGGTTCGCCGAGCCGCTTGCGGAGGGCTGAGATCGTGATGCGCACGGCGTTGGTGAACGGGTCGGCGTGCGCGTCCCACGCCCGCTCGAGGAGCTCCTCGGCGCTGATGACCCCGCCCTCGGCGGCGACGAGGACCTCGAGCACGGCGAACTGCTTGCGGGTCAGCGCCACGTAGCGGCCGTCGCGGTAGACCTCGCGGCGGAACGGGTCCAGGCGGAGCCCCGCGATCTCGCGCACGGGCGGGCGGGGCTGGGCGCGCCGGCGGTCGAGGGCGCGGAGCCGGAGCACGAGCTCGCGCAGCTCGAAGGGCTTGGTGAGGTAGTCGTCGGCGCCGAGCTCGAACCCCGACGCCTTGTCGTCGAGCCGGTCGGCCGCCGTGAGCATCAGGATCGGCATGCCGCTGCCGGACGCGACGATGTGGGCGGCGACCTCGTCACCGGAGGGGCCGGGGATGTCGCGGTCGAGGACGGCGATGTCGTAGGCGTGCACGTCGAGCAGCGCCAGAGCGGTGTCGCCGTCGGCGGCGATGTCCGCCGCGATGGCCTCGAGCCGCAGGCCGTCGCGGATCGCCTCGGCCATGTAGGGCTCGTCCTCGACGACCAGCACGCGCATGGCCCCGAGGCTACGAGCGCGCGCGTATCGCGGGCGTATGGAGAAGCCCAGACGGGCTCGCAACACCGGGTTCCCTCCACTGGGCCCATGCACCGGATCGCACCCGCACCTGCCCGCACCGAGCGGATCTCCCGGACCCTCGCCCTCCTCGTCGTCAGCGCCGGCCTCGTCGTGGCCCTCGGCGCGCTCGTCGTCGCGACGGCATGGACGGGGACGACCGCATCGGGGATGCCCGCGTTGGCCGGTGGCCCGTCGGCTGGACCCGCGTCGCCCGGATGGTCGGACGGGGTCGTCGACCGCGCCGACGGCGTGCTGCCGGACGGCGTCACGGCGTTCGACGAGGACCTCCCGGG comes from Euzebya sp. and encodes:
- a CDS encoding DUF2157 domain-containing protein, whose amino-acid sequence is MPTAPTAGAATGEVTMRIVLEERLDVWVREGLVSADQADRIRAREGRAGRDDDRRSVLAESIGYLGAALTVVATGLVLGEWWDRIAPWGRLVLALTLTVAVFAAGWVLRHRESGTIRRLTSVLWFATAVGVAASAGLAAEQADLADRATALVVAVCTTVAAAALHRRRPAPLQVVALAAGVIGVAMTALAYPEASVDELYTGLLLWAVGVAFLLLGAGGWLMPPRTTQVVGLLAIGVGCQVAAFGEPGAVGLVLALVSAGALLWVATAIADTVLLSFAVAGVFVFAPQAVFEFFADSIGAPLALLLAGLLLVAAAVGLVVLRREITEVDR
- a CDS encoding ABC transporter permease gives rise to the protein MSAVALRPDAERRGGPSSGTAAMVRLHLRTSWRGLLGWPVAIAVALGGTAAGVGGLYAEAEDRAVYAATVGDSPATVAFNGAPLDLGTIGGIAAFEGGFFALLLIPMIAVHLAIAHTRRPEEAGLAELVTAARVGRMAPLLSGAVVVGLALALAGALTWAGMAAAGVAVEGAALYSAGVLGLTLVFAAVGLVAAELAQTARSAYLIGVTVVSATFVARAAVDVTLLPDDVVEGLWATPMGWMSAIRPFGDPAAWPFAALLATTAVALGAAIWVRGRRDLGAGVVAERRGPARGDVRTVRGLAWRLLRTAAIAWVVGATVAGSAFGLLAREVRVLTESNPALAEVIGGAATDNLMGFGLVLVALLAAAAAAQSIGRLVQEEGAGRTGLVLATATTRMRWWAVLASLPTGIALVALLSGGAGLGVGAWVSDGDVASVGTALSAALWYLPALAAVVGLSAVGATAGARSLPVGWVVVGWATAVAFLGDALDLPPWARDLSVRAHVGLVPAADGAPTAAALLAALGVGLTAVSAWRFARRDRRAG
- a CDS encoding ATP-binding cassette domain-containing protein; protein product: MRQRLPDTLPIRAEGLVKRFGDVTALDGLDLEVRHGEVHGFLGPNGAGKSTTIRAILGHLRLDRGRAQVFGLDPWTDAVTIHGRLAYVPGDVALWPSLTGGECIDLLGSLQGSQDRDRRDELVDRFRLDPTRRTRTYSKGNRQKVALVAALATDAELLVLDEPTAGLDPLMESVFQQCIREAVAEGRTVLLSSHILGEVEALCDRVTILRDGRAVRTGTLAELAQDAGTTVTVITPEPMPGLAEVDGVEVLESTPGADGVRTVARVGGASLAGAVSVIGGAAPTHLVVEPPSLDELFLQHYSQAAEGVRR
- a CDS encoding TetR/AcrR family transcriptional regulator, with the translated sequence MAGLRAQKKAATMRHVQGVAMDLFDAHGFDAVTIEQVAAAAEVSPRTVYRYFGTKEGLVLSDEQDEHLLEAVVARLDRTELREAFLDAVRESGPELLEADLDLARRRVRLMVEVPAVRAAGLLVMDQLVQHVWDALPDAARRDPIVDRARVAAVLWPVFTGLETWYLEGSDEPLDRLLVRILEDAAPRG
- a CDS encoding PEP-utilizing enzyme, whose translation is MILRGTPASPGIGSGPVRVIRDLDDFGTFRRGDVLVCATTSPAWTPLLTRAVAVVTERGGILSHAAIVARELGVPAVTGVADAMAVLADDQRVVVDGSLGTVTADQGPRR
- a CDS encoding sensor histidine kinase; protein product: MDRPPGLSVRLKLTLSYAGVVVLTGAALLATVWVFLLRYVPDQATRGPGPYSPTRSDLLEAFAPRAAQALVLLLVVGLVGGWFLAGQVLAPLTRITSATRRAAGGSLSHRIHLEGGQDEFRELADAFDAMLSRLEAHVAEQQRFAANASHELRTPLAVTQTLLDVAIQDPDHDTGELLARLRVVNDRAIDLTEALLALSRADRGPVAREVVDLSLVAEEATEALLPLAESHGVTIETVGEVAHAAGSRALLLQMTTNLLHNAVVHNLPDGGTVQVTTATGDGTATLRVENTGERVLPHVVPTLTEPFQRGGGRARHGHAGVGLGLAIVDRIARAHEGRLTLCPGPAGGLTVTVALPEVTFDLSSTER
- a CDS encoding response regulator transcription factor, with amino-acid sequence MRVLVVEDEPYMAEAIRDGLRLEAIAADIAADGDTALALLDVHAYDIAVLDRDIPGPSGDEVAAHIVASGSGMPILMLTAADRLDDKASGFELGADDYLTKPFELRELVLRLRALDRRRAQPRPPVREIAGLRLDPFRREVYRDGRYVALTRKQFAVLEVLVAAEGGVISAEELLERAWDAHADPFTNAVRITISALRKRLGEPWLIATVPGVGYRIDADPHGEGEDRGRG